From one Catellatospora sp. IY07-71 genomic stretch:
- a CDS encoding amidinotransferase gives MRDSDVATEVHCPVSCHNEWDPLEEVIVGIVDNAHFPPWHVAVGAPLSAAQREVFQQRAGQPFPADQVAAARDELDQFVDILEREGVTVRRPEPRDHSASYGGPGWQSTGLYDAMPRDLLLVVGNDVIEAPMAWRSRHHSASAYRPLLKEYFRQGARWTSPPKPELSDELYHADWTDQPDGEPFRSVITEFEPTFDAADFVRCGRDIFGQRSHVTNGMGIEWLRRHLGDEYRVHEVVLNDDHPMHIDASLMPLAPGKLLIQPERVPQVPDLFKDWEVRAAPAPVIPDGHPLYMTSKWINMNVLMIDEQRMVVEAQDEPMMRLAESWGIAPIPCPFRNFNSFGGSFHCATVDVRRRGELRSYL, from the coding sequence ATGCGTGATTCCGATGTCGCGACCGAGGTGCACTGCCCTGTTTCTTGTCACAACGAATGGGATCCGCTCGAAGAAGTGATCGTCGGCATCGTCGACAACGCCCACTTCCCGCCGTGGCATGTCGCCGTCGGCGCGCCGCTGTCGGCCGCGCAGCGCGAGGTCTTCCAGCAGCGGGCCGGGCAGCCGTTCCCGGCCGACCAGGTGGCCGCCGCACGCGACGAGCTGGACCAGTTCGTGGACATCCTCGAGCGCGAGGGCGTCACGGTGCGCCGGCCGGAGCCGCGCGATCACTCCGCCTCCTACGGCGGCCCCGGCTGGCAGAGCACGGGGCTGTACGACGCGATGCCGCGCGACCTGCTGCTCGTCGTCGGCAACGACGTCATCGAGGCGCCGATGGCCTGGCGCTCGCGTCACCACTCGGCCTCGGCGTACCGGCCGCTGCTCAAGGAGTATTTCCGGCAGGGGGCTCGCTGGACCTCGCCGCCGAAGCCCGAGCTGTCCGACGAGCTCTACCACGCGGACTGGACGGACCAGCCGGACGGTGAGCCGTTCCGTTCGGTCATCACGGAGTTCGAGCCGACCTTCGACGCCGCCGACTTCGTCCGTTGTGGACGCGACATCTTCGGCCAGCGCAGCCACGTCACGAACGGCATGGGCATCGAGTGGCTGCGCCGCCACCTCGGCGACGAGTACCGCGTCCACGAGGTGGTGCTGAACGACGACCACCCGATGCACATCGACGCGAGCCTGATGCCGCTGGCCCCCGGCAAGCTGCTGATCCAGCCGGAGCGGGTGCCGCAGGTGCCCGACCTGTTCAAAGACTGGGAGGTGCGGGCCGCCCCCGCGCCGGTCATCCCCGACGGCCACCCGCTCTACATGACCAGCAAGTGGATCAACATGAACGTGCTGATGATCGATGAGCAGCGCATGGTCGTCGAGGCGCAGGACGAGCCGATGATGCGGCTGGCCGAGAGCTGGGGCATCGCGCCGATCCCCTGCCCGTTCCGCAACTTCAACAGCTTCGGCGGTTCGTTCCACTGCGCGACGGTCGACGTCCGCCGCCGCGGTGAGCTGCGCTCCTACCTGTGA